The Setaria viridis chromosome 6, Setaria_viridis_v4.0, whole genome shotgun sequence genome contains a region encoding:
- the LOC117859601 gene encoding uncharacterized protein — protein sequence MILYYVVEFHMPHRVMRQFGRMQPCPPLELSTSQQLHSIDRRKRYKENDWRLKHGQYLLLWQNKQGCDPEGGPYWRPNNEYIRWYCTSTRTKVKPSWTNVPIEDAPSDDDADIADAYDTVTRHGTQPERAPLHDYMGQQLARLSNEAGVIMEHAVGEGDSLLRAFAERVRKSCRRMAMRMNCMTSSDAHDGGNVQGTSLGSRRTALATTPRAATPSTAAGPSRRSRGKEPASPQESEDSEGEQSEDDDPTYGEELEISHDAPPVTQTQGESSQEPTTRTRLPRRRHRSRDHIDVGSANVLPTHPRRERRPRDPFSPPDERRSRH from the exons atgatattgtactacgtggtagagtttcatatgccgcatagggtgatgcggcagtttgggaggatgcaaccgtgccctcctttggaattatcgacttcgcagcagctgcacag tatcgaccgcagaaagcggtacaaggagaatgattggaggttgAAGCATGGCCAGTACCTCCTCCTGTGGCAGAACAAGcaaggatgcgatcctgaaggtggaccgtactggcgaccaaacaatgagtacataagatggtactgtacttcgacgagaaccaaagtgaaaccatcttggactaatgtgcccattgaggatgcaccgtctgatgatgacgctgacatagctgacgcgtacgacacggtgacacgccatgggacacagcctgagcgtgcacctctccacgactacatg ggacagcagcttgcaaggctctcaaacgaggcgggcgtgattATGGAGCACGCTGTCGGGGAAGGTGATAGTCTGCTTCGTGCttttgcagag agggttcgtaaaagttgcaggcgaatggctatgaggatgaactgcatgacaTCCTCAGATGCGCACGACGGGGGCAATGTCCAGGGTACTTCTTTAGGATCACGTCGGACTGCATTGGCGACtacccccagggctgcaacaccgtccactgcggcaggtcctagcaggagatcgcgaggtaaggaacccgcatcccctcaggaaagcgaggactctgaaggtgagcagtctgaggatgatgaccctacgtatggtgaggaactcgagatttctcacgatgctccacctgtgactcagacgcagggagagtccagccag GAACCTACAACTCGTACCCGGTTGCCACGCCGGCGTCatcgttcccgggaccacatcgacgttggcagcgccaatgtgctgcccacgcatccaaggagggagcgtcgcccaagagatccttttagccctccggatgagcggcggtcacGACACTGA
- the LOC117860697 gene encoding LOW QUALITY PROTEIN: endo-1,3;1,4-beta-D-glucanase (The sequence of the model RefSeq protein was modified relative to this genomic sequence to represent the inferred CDS: inserted 1 base in 1 codon) encodes MRRGPDQAASTATSQAASRQATQVAAASSSRAIVLASDVFGFEAPLLRQIADKVSEAGYFVVVPDFFNGDYLDSSKNISEWIKLHSQVKAAKDAKPLFAAFKKEGKSIGVGGYCWGGKFSVEMGKTSDVKVVSISHPYIVTTDDMKEVKCPIEILGAQYDEVAPPKLVYQYVSVLRHRTEIPYYAKVFPGVAHGFACRYXTAEQALGLMIDWFDNYLK; translated from the exons ATGCGTCGCGGGCCAGACCAGGCCGCAAGCACGGCGACAAGCCAAGCAGCGAGCAGGCAAGCAACGCAAGTAGCAG CTGCAAGCTCAAGCCGCGCCATCGTCCTCGCCTCCGATGTTTTCG GGTTCGAGGCACCTTTACTCAG ACAGATAGCCGATAAAGTTAGCGAGGCTGGATACTTTGTTGTGGTGCCTGATTTCTTCAATGGAGATTATTTAGACTCAAGTAAAAACATTTCAGAGTGGATCAAGCTCCACTCCCAG GTAAAAGCTGCCAAAGACGCCAAGCCACTCTTTGCTGCTTTCAAAAAGGAAGGAAAGTCCATCGGGGTGGGAGGTTATTGCTGGGGTG GAAAGTTTAGTGTAGAGATGGGGAAAACCAGTGATGTTAAAGTAGTTTCCATTTCTCATCCTTACATTGTGACTACTGATGACATGAAAG AGGTTAAATGTCCAATCGAGATCCTTGGAGCTCAATATGACGAAGTCGCACCGCCAAAACTAGTGTACCAGTATGTGAGTGTATTGCGTCATAGAACAGAG ATTCCCTACTACGCCAAGGTCTTTCCAGGAGTTGCACATGGATTTGCTTGTAGAT AAACTGCTGAGCAAGCTCTTGGTCTAATGATCGACTGGTTTGACAATTACTTGAAGTGA
- the LOC117859609 gene encoding disease resistance protein RGA5 isoform X2 translates to MPCCRSSQTRTTTKWIQWIKIGGTRYFILIDDIWNVSDWELVQAALPRNDNGSRIITTTRSKTVAKTCAGTDAQMYKAKPLGDDDSRRLFFKRLFHSTEHCPQDLMAVSSDILRKCGGLPLAIISIAGLLANRSKTKEVWVNALKYISAAVDKDSHIDKMKRIFLLSYFDLPLYLRSCMLYLSVFPEDYLIDCRRLILLWVAEGLIPGQGRENMEQLGRSYLNELINRSLVQPTKVWADGATVKECRVHDVILEFIVSKAVEDNFVTIWNRNGFSENYSSNKIRRLSIQHDISRRAEEMVKIKEHAAHIRSINIFDPNSVLLIKNTSIFLSSQVLRVLNIEDHVWEELVEDYCYLGHVKSFCQMKYLRLKIWISLWFELPKDIEKLQHLETLDLRGTCIEKLPASITQLQRLVRLLVSIEVKLPDGIGNLQALEELSSISLDFQTVKFIQGLGDLTNLKVLGINWKHTYAGVRRVDVEDHKEACILSLSKLVTTLRELQFMHDVPDDALSFMASFASSLTPPPLRRLVFHEGGGSSVVPHQIISSLVNLTHLNIGLVSQEGINILASLPMLLSITVRVSFEEGSSGIRYTISSQGFQRLVKFNFDCFHDGGGVGV, encoded by the exons ATGCCGTGCTGCAGAAGCTCGCAGACAAGGACGACGACCAAATGGATCCAATGGATAAAGATTGGAGGAACAAG GTACTTCATCTTGATTGATGATATCTGGAATGTATCAGATTGGGAGCTTGTACAAGCTGCCTTACCTCGCAATGACAACGGAAGCAGAATAATTACTACAACACGCAGTAAAACAGTAGCCAAAACATGTGCTGGTACTGATGCACAAATGTACAAAGCAAAGCCACTTGGTGATGACGATTCTCGCAGATTATTCTTTAAAAGGCTATTTCACTCAACTGAACATTGTCCCCAAGATTTGATGGCAGTATCCAGTGATATTTTGAGGAAATGTGGGGGATTACCATTAGCCATAATCAGTATAGCTGGTTTATTAGCAAACAGAAGCAAAACCAAGGAAGTCTGGGTCAATGCATTGAAGTATATTTCTGCGGCAGTTGACAAAGATTCTCACATTGATAAAATGAAAAGAATTTTTCTGCTTAGTTACTTTGACCTTCCTCTTTATCTAAGGAGCTGTATGTTATATCTGAGCGTGTTTCCGGAGGATTATTTGATTGATTGTAGACGGTTGATATTGTTATGGGTAGCCGAAGGACTGATTCCTGGACAAGGCAGAGAAAATATGGAGCAGCTTGGGAGGAGTTACTTGAATGAGCTGATCAATAGAAGCTTGGTCCAACCAACCAAGGTTTGGGCAGATGGCGCAACAGTTAAAGAGTGCAGGGTTCATGATGTCATACTTGAGTTTATTGTATCAAAGGCTGTGGAGGACAATTTTGTTACTATATGGAATCGTAATGGGTTTTCTGAAAATTATTCTTCCAACAAGATTCGCCGTTTATCTATCCAACATGACATTTCTAGGCGGGCTGAAGAGATGGTGAAGATAAAAGAACATGCAGCTCATATTCGATCAATTAATATTTTTGACCCTAATTCAGTGCTGCTAATTAAAAACACCTCTATATTTTTAAGTAGCCAAGTCTTGCGAGTGCTGAATATAGAAGATCATGTTTGGGAGGAGTTAGTTGAAGATTACTGCTATTTAGGACATGTCAAAAGTTTTTGTCAAATGAAGTACTTGAGGTTAAAAATTTGGATATCACTATGGTTCGAACTCCCAAAAGATATAGAAAAGCTGCAACATCTAGAGACACTAGATCTTAGGGGTACCTGCATTGAAAAACTACCGGCTAGCATTACCCAACTGCAGAGATTAGTGCGTCTTCTTGTCAGTATTGAGGTAAAACTACCTGATGGGATTGGAAATCTGCAGGCATTGGAAGAGCTATCATCGATCAGTTTGGATTTTCAAACTGTCAAGTTTATCCAAGGGCTCGGCGATCTGACCAATCTGAAGGTACTTGGAATTAATTGGAAGCACACTTATGCAGGAGTACGTCGCGTGGACGTGGAAGACCACAAGGAAGCATGTATCTTGTCACTCTCCAAGCTTGTCACAACCCTTCGAGAACTGCAATTCATGCATGATGTTCCTGATGACGCACTTTCATTCATGGCTTCGTTTGCCTCATCTTTAACTCCACCACCCCTTCGGAGGCTCGTCTTTCACGAAGGTGGTGGATCAAGTGTCGTGCCCCATCAAATCATCAGCTCGCTAGTCAACCTGACCCACCTCAATATTGGACTAGTAAGCCAGGAAGGGATAAATATCCTAGCAAGTTTGCCCATGCTCCTCTCTATTACTGTTCGCGTTTCCTTTGAAGAGGGTAGTTCTGGAATCAGGTATACAATCAGCAGTCAAGGATTCCAGCGTTTAGTCAAGTTTAATTTCGACTGTTTTCATGATGGGGGGGGCGT
- the LOC117859609 gene encoding disease resistance protein RGA5 isoform X1 codes for MEVYRKIPQAFDCRAFVSVSQTLDLKKLLRDILSQIVSKSEFDQLQSERYFILIDDIWNVSDWELVQAALPRNDNGSRIITTTRSKTVAKTCAGTDAQMYKAKPLGDDDSRRLFFKRLFHSTEHCPQDLMAVSSDILRKCGGLPLAIISIAGLLANRSKTKEVWVNALKYISAAVDKDSHIDKMKRIFLLSYFDLPLYLRSCMLYLSVFPEDYLIDCRRLILLWVAEGLIPGQGRENMEQLGRSYLNELINRSLVQPTKVWADGATVKECRVHDVILEFIVSKAVEDNFVTIWNRNGFSENYSSNKIRRLSIQHDISRRAEEMVKIKEHAAHIRSINIFDPNSVLLIKNTSIFLSSQVLRVLNIEDHVWEELVEDYCYLGHVKSFCQMKYLRLKIWISLWFELPKDIEKLQHLETLDLRGTCIEKLPASITQLQRLVRLLVSIEVKLPDGIGNLQALEELSSISLDFQTVKFIQGLGDLTNLKVLGINWKHTYAGVRRVDVEDHKEACILSLSKLVTTLRELQFMHDVPDDALSFMASFASSLTPPPLRRLVFHEGGGSSVVPHQIISSLVNLTHLNIGLVSQEGINILASLPMLLSITVRVSFEEGSSGIRYTISSQGFQRLVKFNFDCFHDGGGVGV; via the exons ATGGAGGTATACCGAAAAATCCCACAAGCATTTGATTGCAGGGCTTTCGTGTCTGTATCTCAGACTCTGGACCTGAAGAAGCTACTCAGAGATATATTGTCTCAAATAGTAAGCAAGAGCGAGTTTGACCAGTTGCAGTCGGAAAG GTACTTCATCTTGATTGATGATATCTGGAATGTATCAGATTGGGAGCTTGTACAAGCTGCCTTACCTCGCAATGACAACGGAAGCAGAATAATTACTACAACACGCAGTAAAACAGTAGCCAAAACATGTGCTGGTACTGATGCACAAATGTACAAAGCAAAGCCACTTGGTGATGACGATTCTCGCAGATTATTCTTTAAAAGGCTATTTCACTCAACTGAACATTGTCCCCAAGATTTGATGGCAGTATCCAGTGATATTTTGAGGAAATGTGGGGGATTACCATTAGCCATAATCAGTATAGCTGGTTTATTAGCAAACAGAAGCAAAACCAAGGAAGTCTGGGTCAATGCATTGAAGTATATTTCTGCGGCAGTTGACAAAGATTCTCACATTGATAAAATGAAAAGAATTTTTCTGCTTAGTTACTTTGACCTTCCTCTTTATCTAAGGAGCTGTATGTTATATCTGAGCGTGTTTCCGGAGGATTATTTGATTGATTGTAGACGGTTGATATTGTTATGGGTAGCCGAAGGACTGATTCCTGGACAAGGCAGAGAAAATATGGAGCAGCTTGGGAGGAGTTACTTGAATGAGCTGATCAATAGAAGCTTGGTCCAACCAACCAAGGTTTGGGCAGATGGCGCAACAGTTAAAGAGTGCAGGGTTCATGATGTCATACTTGAGTTTATTGTATCAAAGGCTGTGGAGGACAATTTTGTTACTATATGGAATCGTAATGGGTTTTCTGAAAATTATTCTTCCAACAAGATTCGCCGTTTATCTATCCAACATGACATTTCTAGGCGGGCTGAAGAGATGGTGAAGATAAAAGAACATGCAGCTCATATTCGATCAATTAATATTTTTGACCCTAATTCAGTGCTGCTAATTAAAAACACCTCTATATTTTTAAGTAGCCAAGTCTTGCGAGTGCTGAATATAGAAGATCATGTTTGGGAGGAGTTAGTTGAAGATTACTGCTATTTAGGACATGTCAAAAGTTTTTGTCAAATGAAGTACTTGAGGTTAAAAATTTGGATATCACTATGGTTCGAACTCCCAAAAGATATAGAAAAGCTGCAACATCTAGAGACACTAGATCTTAGGGGTACCTGCATTGAAAAACTACCGGCTAGCATTACCCAACTGCAGAGATTAGTGCGTCTTCTTGTCAGTATTGAGGTAAAACTACCTGATGGGATTGGAAATCTGCAGGCATTGGAAGAGCTATCATCGATCAGTTTGGATTTTCAAACTGTCAAGTTTATCCAAGGGCTCGGCGATCTGACCAATCTGAAGGTACTTGGAATTAATTGGAAGCACACTTATGCAGGAGTACGTCGCGTGGACGTGGAAGACCACAAGGAAGCATGTATCTTGTCACTCTCCAAGCTTGTCACAACCCTTCGAGAACTGCAATTCATGCATGATGTTCCTGATGACGCACTTTCATTCATGGCTTCGTTTGCCTCATCTTTAACTCCACCACCCCTTCGGAGGCTCGTCTTTCACGAAGGTGGTGGATCAAGTGTCGTGCCCCATCAAATCATCAGCTCGCTAGTCAACCTGACCCACCTCAATATTGGACTAGTAAGCCAGGAAGGGATAAATATCCTAGCAAGTTTGCCCATGCTCCTCTCTATTACTGTTCGCGTTTCCTTTGAAGAGGGTAGTTCTGGAATCAGGTATACAATCAGCAGTCAAGGATTCCAGCGTTTAGTCAAGTTTAATTTCGACTGTTTTCATGATGGGGGGGGCGT
- the LOC117859609 gene encoding disease resistance protein RGA5 isoform X3 translates to MYKAKPLGDDDSRRLFFKRLFHSTEHCPQDLMAVSSDILRKCGGLPLAIISIAGLLANRSKTKEVWVNALKYISAAVDKDSHIDKMKRIFLLSYFDLPLYLRSCMLYLSVFPEDYLIDCRRLILLWVAEGLIPGQGRENMEQLGRSYLNELINRSLVQPTKVWADGATVKECRVHDVILEFIVSKAVEDNFVTIWNRNGFSENYSSNKIRRLSIQHDISRRAEEMVKIKEHAAHIRSINIFDPNSVLLIKNTSIFLSSQVLRVLNIEDHVWEELVEDYCYLGHVKSFCQMKYLRLKIWISLWFELPKDIEKLQHLETLDLRGTCIEKLPASITQLQRLVRLLVSIEVKLPDGIGNLQALEELSSISLDFQTVKFIQGLGDLTNLKVLGINWKHTYAGVRRVDVEDHKEACILSLSKLVTTLRELQFMHDVPDDALSFMASFASSLTPPPLRRLVFHEGGGSSVVPHQIISSLVNLTHLNIGLVSQEGINILASLPMLLSITVRVSFEEGSSGIRYTISSQGFQRLVKFNFDCFHDGGGVGV, encoded by the coding sequence ATGTACAAAGCAAAGCCACTTGGTGATGACGATTCTCGCAGATTATTCTTTAAAAGGCTATTTCACTCAACTGAACATTGTCCCCAAGATTTGATGGCAGTATCCAGTGATATTTTGAGGAAATGTGGGGGATTACCATTAGCCATAATCAGTATAGCTGGTTTATTAGCAAACAGAAGCAAAACCAAGGAAGTCTGGGTCAATGCATTGAAGTATATTTCTGCGGCAGTTGACAAAGATTCTCACATTGATAAAATGAAAAGAATTTTTCTGCTTAGTTACTTTGACCTTCCTCTTTATCTAAGGAGCTGTATGTTATATCTGAGCGTGTTTCCGGAGGATTATTTGATTGATTGTAGACGGTTGATATTGTTATGGGTAGCCGAAGGACTGATTCCTGGACAAGGCAGAGAAAATATGGAGCAGCTTGGGAGGAGTTACTTGAATGAGCTGATCAATAGAAGCTTGGTCCAACCAACCAAGGTTTGGGCAGATGGCGCAACAGTTAAAGAGTGCAGGGTTCATGATGTCATACTTGAGTTTATTGTATCAAAGGCTGTGGAGGACAATTTTGTTACTATATGGAATCGTAATGGGTTTTCTGAAAATTATTCTTCCAACAAGATTCGCCGTTTATCTATCCAACATGACATTTCTAGGCGGGCTGAAGAGATGGTGAAGATAAAAGAACATGCAGCTCATATTCGATCAATTAATATTTTTGACCCTAATTCAGTGCTGCTAATTAAAAACACCTCTATATTTTTAAGTAGCCAAGTCTTGCGAGTGCTGAATATAGAAGATCATGTTTGGGAGGAGTTAGTTGAAGATTACTGCTATTTAGGACATGTCAAAAGTTTTTGTCAAATGAAGTACTTGAGGTTAAAAATTTGGATATCACTATGGTTCGAACTCCCAAAAGATATAGAAAAGCTGCAACATCTAGAGACACTAGATCTTAGGGGTACCTGCATTGAAAAACTACCGGCTAGCATTACCCAACTGCAGAGATTAGTGCGTCTTCTTGTCAGTATTGAGGTAAAACTACCTGATGGGATTGGAAATCTGCAGGCATTGGAAGAGCTATCATCGATCAGTTTGGATTTTCAAACTGTCAAGTTTATCCAAGGGCTCGGCGATCTGACCAATCTGAAGGTACTTGGAATTAATTGGAAGCACACTTATGCAGGAGTACGTCGCGTGGACGTGGAAGACCACAAGGAAGCATGTATCTTGTCACTCTCCAAGCTTGTCACAACCCTTCGAGAACTGCAATTCATGCATGATGTTCCTGATGACGCACTTTCATTCATGGCTTCGTTTGCCTCATCTTTAACTCCACCACCCCTTCGGAGGCTCGTCTTTCACGAAGGTGGTGGATCAAGTGTCGTGCCCCATCAAATCATCAGCTCGCTAGTCAACCTGACCCACCTCAATATTGGACTAGTAAGCCAGGAAGGGATAAATATCCTAGCAAGTTTGCCCATGCTCCTCTCTATTACTGTTCGCGTTTCCTTTGAAGAGGGTAGTTCTGGAATCAGGTATACAATCAGCAGTCAAGGATTCCAGCGTTTAGTCAAGTTTAATTTCGACTGTTTTCATGATGGGGGGGGCGT